A stretch of DNA from Sugiyamaella lignohabitans strain CBS 10342 chromosome B, complete sequence:
ATATGAtgcatatatttataaataataataataatttgaTAGTAGTAGACTTGGGAAAAATAGGGGTCTCTATTGCTTGATAGGTGTAAGTCGATTGATTATACCTCGAGCCCTAGATCGGGGGGGGGGACCCGGGGATCTCCTGCCGAACAGGAGGTTTCcggaccagcagcatccgAGCAGATCAAGATGAGCAGCTGGTTTTAAAGTAATCCCCCTTCCCACTTTCCACTTCCCCCTTCCCCCCATCGGCTGTCCCGAGGCAGAATCCGCTTGTCTACTACCCCATGTTTCATGATCGATCTACCCCCGTCATCCACCATCTCATGCTCATGTTGATTATAACCCTAACCCACATGGCATGTTGCCAATGTTAACTGACGGGGCGATATCAACAACGTTTAGATacaaaaccaaccaacaGAAATTCGCAAGCAATtgcagggtccagtagTTGCAATAGAGGCTCTCTATTCCTAAAGTTGACCGCCTTGTAGTGCTTTTATTATTGGACAAGACCGGCACAACATGGCACGTCCTCAACCTACTGACTACTCCTTACCAGGAGTTATGCGATACTTGCAGACCGAATGGCAGAGAAATGAAAGAGACCGTATCCAGTGGGAACTGGAGCGAGCTGAAATGAAGGTAAGTTTATCAATTCATTTGAATTTATTGGCGATATAGCCACTTGATCTGAGACAATCTCTCCCTTAAGTACCACAACTTGTTAAGTAGGCAAAACATTTGGAGCTAACTTACGTACAGGCGAGGATTGCTAAATTAGAAGGAGAAAAGCGTGCACTTCAGTTTTCCGTAGAGAATCATATtaagaagatcaagatcttGGAAACCTCTTTGTAAGTGTGTGCCTGGCCTTTAGCAGCTGGAGCCTAGAGCCCGATTGTCCTCCTCTTGTCGGACATAAGTATACCCAACATCATTGGTGGAAGCAGAAATAGCGGCCTTTAGAGATTTAGCCACATGTTTAGTTCAACTGATATAGGTTATGTTTGTCTAACACATCTAAGAATGGTAAAGGAGGGACACAAGGACCTTCTGAAAGGAGCAAAAGAAGATTTTGATAAACTGGTCAATGAGACACCTCCGCAGGAAGCAGACCTTGGCCCCTTAATAGAGTCACGACAGTATTTGGAAAAGTGTATACAGGAAGTTGAATATTTGTTACAGTCCTCTTCTTTAGAGCAACCCGATCaggatattattttggATCAGCAGGctgagcaggagctacagcgacaacagcaacaacagcagcaacaacaacaacagcaacaacaacaacagcagcagcaacatcatcatcatcaacaacaacaacagagacagcagcaaaacatacaacagcaaattcagcagcaagatccacaacagcaaccGCCAGGACAGAGACAGCAAAATGAGACACCAAATGAATCATACAACAAAGTATCGCCGCTAAATCGCGATTTGCATCCATCTAAGCTTAAGACAGACATGTCGAATACAACGATACAGAATAAACTAGGTAAGAAGAGAACTCAGTCTTCCCGCGGTCAGCGACAGGTTCAATCATCTCAATCTTCGAACTCGCCGCAGCCTGTTTCGATCCCCGTAGACGATAGCCAGGATATCGTATCAGAGTCGACAGCAAGTAACATATTGAACACCAACTCTATCTCCCAGTCAAGCCCTAGTACCGTTGTCTCAGTTGAATCCGTGTTCAACCCCCCTGCCGATATGTCAATAGAAGTAACAGCATCCTCGGGCGATACTAATACTGCCAATAGAATGGAATCTAACGTGCCAGGTTCTGAAGGATTGGACGTATCTAAGGTAGATAGAAGAAGTTCGTGGAGCTTAGCCCATACAATCTCCATTCAAGGGCGAGCAGATCCTGTACGCGCCACTGAGTTTGTATCCCGAAATTCGCTACTTACTGCCACGGATGACGGTGCAATCAATTTGTGGGATCTATCTAAAGGGGTCTCGCGACTTGTGCATTCATATCAGGGACACCATGGAGTTATATCTTCGCTTGCATACTCCAGTTCGACTGGCATATTTTACTCTGCTGGTCAAGATAGAACAGTGAGATACTGGAACAAGAATCCAACCAAAAATTCGCGACCCAATGTAGGGATCCTCACAGGTCATACTAATTTTATCTGGGAATTAGCTATGCATGAAGAAAGTGGCTATCTAGCAAGTTGTTCCTCGGATGGAACTATTCGACTATGGGATACCACTAATCATCAGTTAATATCTGCATTAGGAAAAGGAATGGGCGCAAATTCGGCAACTCAGCCAACATCGCTAGATGATAAGGGACTCCCT
This window harbors:
- the COP1 gene encoding Cop1p (Alpha subunit of COPI vesicle coatomer complex; complex surrounds transport vesicles in the early secretory pathway; GO_component: GO:0030126 - COPI vesicle coat [Evidence IEA]; GO_component: GO:0030126 - COPI vesicle coat [Evidence IMP,ISS] [PMID 8001155]; GO_component: GO:0030663 - COPI-coated vesicle membrane [Evidence IEA]; GO_component: GO:0005794 - Golgi apparatus [Evidence IEA]; GO_component: GO:0000139 - Golgi membrane [Evidence IEA]; GO_component: GO:0005737 - cytoplasm [Evidence IEA,IEA]; GO_component: GO:0031410 - cytoplasmic vesicle [Evidence IEA]; GO_component: GO:0016020 - membrane [Evidence IEA]; GO_component: GO:0030117 - membrane coat [Evidence IEA]; GO_function: GO:0005198 - structural molecule activity [Evidence IEA]; GO_function: GO:0043130 - ubiquitin binding [Evidence IDA] [PMID 21070969]; GO_process: GO:0006888 - ER to Golgi vesicle-mediated transport [Evidence IMP] [PMID 9427388]; GO_process: GO:0006886 - intracellular protein transport [Evidence IEA]; GO_process: GO:0015031 - protein transport [Evidence IEA]; GO_process: GO:0006890 - retrograde vesicle-mediated transport, Golgi to ER [Evidence IMP] [PMID 8001155]; GO_process: GO:0006810 - transport [Evidence IEA]; GO_process: GO:0016192 - vesicle-mediated transport [Evidence IEA,IEA]), which gives rise to MFSSTDIGYVCLTHLRMVKEGHKDLLKGAKEDFDKLVNETPPQEADLGPLIESRQYLEKCIQEVEYLLQSSSLEQPDQDIILDQQAEQELQRQQQQQQQQQQQQQQQQQQQHHHHQQQQQRQQQNIQQQIQQQDPQQQPPGQRQQNETPNESYNKVSPLNRDLHPSKLKTDMSNTTIQNKLGKKRTQSSRGQRQVQSSQSSNSPQPVSIPVDDSQDIVSESTASNILNTNSISQSSPSTVVSVESVFNPPADMSIEVTASSGDTNTANRMESNVPGSEGLDVSKVDRRSSWSLAHTISIQGRADPVRATEFVSRNSLLTATDDGAINLWDLSKGVSRLVHSYQGHHGVISSLAYSSSTGIFYSAGQDRTVRYWNKNPTKNSRPNVGILTGHTNFIWELAMHEESGYLASCSSDGTIRLWDTTNHQLISALGKGMGANSATQPTSLDDKGLPITTIKFHDNGKKLIVGYEDSHIELIDIETGKTIFDYESVMSRSDNIYHDSNSPPISKVVVSQHDNLLLGAYSDGYVRQFDLTSGSCVHELRAQPDSVSSVSVSPSGGEFISGGNDGSVNIWSIHSQSLISQLHSHRSVEGCLDVYWQSPSTIASAGGDGVTRVYTSSLN